A single Gemmatimonadales bacterium DNA region contains:
- a CDS encoding glycyl-radical enzyme activating protein: MFDIRRYSIHDGPGIRTTVFLKGCALSCWWCHNPESQAAGPEVVLRGDRCIRCGACVAACPHGAIAWVDGAPLTDRSKCEACGTCTQACWAEAREVAGRPMTVDQVVAAAERDRPFYEDSGGGVTLSGGEPLRQAAFAAALLREAKRRGLHTALDTCGHAPWSRLDRLRADVDLFLYDLKLADPARHRRYTGVGNARILANLRALSRLGHRITLRVPVVPGITDDAENIDALCAIAAALAHPPAVDLLPYHNVGVGKYQRLDRTYRLPHTDAPTRRRMDEIVATMAAAGLPVVRDGTR, from the coding sequence GTGTTCGACATCCGACGCTACTCGATCCACGACGGGCCCGGCATCCGGACCACCGTGTTCCTCAAGGGATGCGCCCTGTCGTGCTGGTGGTGCCACAATCCGGAGAGCCAGGCCGCCGGGCCCGAGGTGGTGCTGCGCGGGGACCGCTGCATCCGCTGCGGCGCCTGCGTGGCGGCGTGCCCGCACGGCGCGATCGCGTGGGTGGACGGCGCGCCGCTGACCGACCGGTCGAAGTGCGAGGCCTGCGGCACCTGCACGCAGGCGTGCTGGGCCGAGGCGCGCGAGGTCGCGGGACGCCCGATGACCGTGGATCAGGTCGTGGCCGCGGCGGAGCGGGACCGCCCGTTCTACGAGGATTCCGGCGGCGGCGTGACGCTCTCGGGGGGCGAGCCGCTGCGGCAGGCGGCGTTCGCCGCGGCGCTGCTGCGCGAGGCGAAGCGCCGCGGCCTGCACACGGCGCTCGACACCTGTGGCCACGCGCCGTGGAGCCGGCTGGATCGCCTGCGGGCGGACGTGGACCTGTTCCTCTACGACCTCAAGCTGGCCGATCCCGCGCGGCATCGCCGGTACACGGGCGTGGGCAACGCGCGCATCCTCGCCAACCTCCGCGCGCTCTCGCGGCTCGGCCACCGGATCACGCTGCGCGTCCCCGTGGTGCCGGGCATCACGGACGACGCGGAGAACATCGACGCGTTGTGCGCCATCGCCGCCGCGCTGGCACATCCTCCGGCGGTGGACCTCCTTCCCTACCATAATGTCGGCGTGGGCAAGTACCAGCGGCTGGACCGGACGTACCGGCTGCCGCACACCGACGCCCCGACCCGCCGCCGGATGGACGAGATCGTCGCCACCATGGCCGCGGCGGGCCTGCCCGTCGTCAGGGACGGTACCCGATGA